Genomic segment of Populus nigra chromosome 6, ddPopNigr1.1, whole genome shotgun sequence:
CGGTATGCTGATAAAGTTGAGCTTGGAATTGAGAGCCtagtttttatgtttgatgGGGACAGAATCAATCTGACGGCCACCCCTGATAGTCTTGGAATGGACGATGAGGACATTATTGAAGTGCTTGCAAAGAAAAGCTGACTAACATGCCCTCTAATGAAATTTTGATATGTAATTGTGAGTTATCAATACTTTTGTTTGGGTTAAAGCATCGAATTTTTACGTTTGTGAATACCAAAACACTCATTTATGGGGTTTGTTGGGATGATACAGCAAACTCTACTGTATGCTTGTATTAAAATTGATTAGAACTATTAGAGAGAAAATTGGTGTTTCTAATAGTAGCGAGGCTTGGAACTGCTACAATCGAGGTTGTAAATGACTTGCGAGATTGAGTTTGTAGATGTTCAATGAATGCATGATTGCTTTCCTATGCTTCAtgtttatttcctggaaaataatttttaaaaagtcatttttcaaatttttttgtgtttgtttgttattagaaaaggtggttaacgaaaaacactttctagtcaaagaaaaatactttccggtcaacggaaaacactttctagttaAAGGAAAATTTTACTTGGTTtgcaggaaagtgtttttctttttgtccgTGTTTGATTTTCGAAAAGTGGTTTCCGGAAAACCATTTTCCTAACTTTTAtgtatttgtttgccattaggaaagttggtcaatggaaaatatttttcagtcaaatgaaaatttagtttggttttcaggaaagtgttttcttggaaaatttgggtggaaaacatttttcggaagttgtgaaaaatttagaaatgttattatttgttgattatatcaaatttgatcttcaaattttttattactatatatattttgttttaaatatttattttttaatttcatctttaaaatttaatttttatattaactttggtccttatatttataattgctatttgcttttttcttataatttttttattgaaagtttttatctatcaaatttggtccttattttttttatttttacttattttatttgaaataatttatgaaatgttaattattattattttaattttttcatcttttaattttttaattttttatttgatctttattatttttttattattatttattttatttgagataatttatgaaattatattttttttaattttatttccattcaacttttatttgtaaaatttgtttcttattattttaataaacttgaaaaaaataaaacattaataagttatttttcagctcatttttcataatataattaaagactgaaaaatattttttaatttattttttattatactattaaatatcaaaaaacattttcttaaaatttatttaaaaaaaaaattatttttcagtaatACGGTGCTTTCCTTGCCTTCAGCATATCCTTGCTTGTCTGTGCACTATATTGCAGCTTATTGTCTCTTCGCTTTAATGCAGGCGCGTTCCCTTCTAGCAGCTCAATTGTTCAGAATTCTTGCTATAAAATGTTTCAAAGGTTCAGTTTGTTTACGTTGGTTGACTGTGTTATGGGTAATAAGCCATAAAAGAATTTTCTTTCTAGTTTTGATtgtgcattgttttttttttttgtatcattccttttctaaaattaaaaaataaaaagtatagtgTGAATGGCATCCATAATTATTTCAAGTGTAAAATACGTGTAATTGAGTCCGAACCATGTTATTTCTTaaccaaaactaatttttttttataaacaagttATGTGGTAAACATatcttattataattttattttttatttaatatttaaaactagtgtgtaatatatttaaaagtaatatttaaaaatgaaaaaccacATTCTGAAAAATATCTGATAGACCATCAAAAACCTAACCCaaatctctctctgttttttttttttttagttttgtttagcATTAtggcataataattttttaaaaaagttatttttaaattatttttaaaatttttaaaattattttgatacattaatgttaaaaaatgaattttaaaaaataaaaaatattattttaatatattttcaaaataaaaaatactttaaaaaccatTATCTACCACAtacttaattgaattttatgccTTTTCATTTTGACTGTAATCAAACAAAAACTGTATGcctaataaattcaataaaattaccGACTCCATTCACAATTCAGTGTTTTCGATTCtctaattgattaaaaaaaatataagtaaggGGTGTTCACAAaatctttcatttaatttggtAAAAGGAAACAGAtgaataaaaccaaataaagaGTTGGGTCAGGGGATAACGAAACCACGTGTCGATTTCCACGTCAGCAAAAAGTTCACCTCTCGTGCTCACACGTCAGCTGAAAAAGGTAACGAAGAACAATAGGGGAAAAGCGAGCTGGATTGGACGAGACTAGTCTCCATTCTTTCAGAGAAACTAGCACGACAGAAAAGCCCCTCCTTCCTcctttcccccccccccccccctcttatAAGCTTCGATCTTCACCTTTTGCTTGAATGCTGTTTACAGATAATCACCACAATAGCATAGAATTCATGGTGCTTCCTTGTTCAGTAGTTAACAACATTAAAAAGGATGACTACATGTGACTAGAAAATGATCCTAGATTGCTGTTCGAAAAATTAACCTCTTgacttttttgttaattaacttTTGCAGTTGTGGTCTAAAATATGCAAGACCTTGGGGTTTGTGAAGATTTATTTTCCATGATGATTTTAACATACCGGATGTTGATAAAAGAATTTGCAACTTTGAAGAACTGTTTAGGGGCGATCTAGATCCAATCGGAGCATTTCTTGACGAGAATGATTTGCCATGCTCTTCTGTTGAGAAGGATATGCCTCTCGAGAAATCCAACAACAGAGATGGAAGAGCAAGGAAGGTATGGTTTTGAGTCTTGACACTTTGATTTATGAGAAGAAAATGCCAGTTGTCAAATACAAGTGCACACTGTGGTTAACACAGTTGGGGGAAAGTAAACCATACAGAAAATATTTGTTGCGGAAATAAGAAGAATTTGCACACGATTAAAACCGAGTTACTGACATTTTCTTCAAAAGTGTGAGCAGTGTAGAGAGCAGATTCTTGCCTTTAGATTTCAGATAGTATCCTATATCTTTAAATTTCGGAGAAATAACAGTTCTAATGTCTTAAATCTTTATGCGAGTGAAGGGATCAATTCTGAACTATGTACATTGGAAGTCCCTAATGTTGAAGCATACATCACTAATGTTGAAGCATCATGCCCGAGAAAATGCAATGATGAGAtacaaagagaagaaaagggctCGAATGTAAGTATATACActtctgtttatttttagaatGCTTCTGCCAGGATTTTAGAATAAGTATCATGGATTTTATTTCCGAGGATCCCAGTCAAAAACTCTTGTTTCTTGGTTCATCAGCAACAATATCTTTCCAGTTAGTCGTATATTTTCTATGGTCAATGACTTAATGTAACTTCTGGTACATGGCCGCCAGCATTAAACTAGAGAACAATGCTATCAAATTAGTATCAAGGTCTGAAGGTCATGAGTCAGAATGGTCCAAAAGATCAAATCTTATTGCCAGTACcaatatcaaattgaaaagGGCATAAGCAAGAGATCTAGTTCATGGCATCAGGATACCCAGTGATTGCATGCTAGCACTGAAGAAATGTTGCAAATGCCGTATTCCGTCCTTCTAGTatcttattaatgataataatagaaaaaaagggCACATCTATTAAGATTGAGTTTAAGCCCTTTTTGTGTGGTGCTCGGATTCTTTGACATCTTTGGtgttaattttatctatttatttaggTTATTTCTTGTATACATTGATTAGATCCCAGGGAACAATCAGTCATGAACACAGGAAAGCTATTTGGACTGCCCTTTACTTTCCTCAGGATGAACATTAATTTCAAATGACCAATCAATAAGGTGACCGTTGCTTTATATTGTTCGAACACACTGAATGGGCGCGTTAGGGgtgttttaattaaatcatccagTCCGTGGGACAAAGATAATGGAGCCTTGGTCTGATTTCATTGGCAGCGACCACTGAGTGCCTTTTCGCACACATAAACCTTGTATTTGGGACTGAACctgtgtttaatttatttataatctgCAGGCTAAATTCACGAGTAAATAATGCCAGAGGGCTGTGGCTCTGCTGTGGTCAATGTAAAAATCTTAGgtgagataaatttatttatttgaagaaataaaCTAGAACTGGTGTTGAAAAATACGTGTTCATGAGCATGGCGATGGGGATCGTCTCATAGCATCTGGTAAAAATAGTGACTTGAAAATCGTTCGATTTCCATGAATAAATGATATGGGTCCAAATTTATGCACGCAGAGATTATATGGATATACAGTTTGATTACATATCATCCAAATTGGAGTGAATCTCCTGCCTCCTAGCTTAACATCTCTCGTTTTGGTCATGTATATATGGAATTTGATTCTAAATTTCTTTGAGCCATGCTAGGTAATCAACTTTACCTACAGGCTAGAACAgcacattttattttcaagttgttCGTTTGAAAACAATTGAGGAACTGATAGATGTCGAGTCTTCTTCCATTTCCATAGTCAGTTtcttaagagagaaaaaaaatgagaagtgAAATGTTTTGCTGTGATTTAGAAAGGCCAACTGGCCAAGCGGATGGTAGGTGGAAGCTGCAATCAACTCTAGCAAGCGAAATGCCTAACGAGGTCCGCTCGAAGGTTTGAACTGTAAAATTAGGTCTGGCTGGTCTTCTTGCCCTTCAGCCCACACCTAGCTAGCCGAAATCTTCTTTCTTGTGCATGGTTAAGATCGAAAGCCAAGGTCTGCCGAGTTACATGGAGCGCCTCaccctgtttctttttttaactgctGCGATACCTTTATGCATATGGGTGGGTGGAAAGTTATTGTATATTTTGATAAGAACAGCCCAACTCACTTGGTCAGCTACAATTGTCTAGAACATTCCGGTCAATCCAAGATGGTACATTGACATAAAAGAATTCAAGCCCATCTACTGTTAATCGTACGCTTCATATGGCAAACTACCTAGCCATAGTTGGAGTTACAGCTTATACGAtccatcaaatattattttctaataaatgaaatatatatagttcAAGCCCATCTACTGTTAATCCTAGCCCTCGAACAATATTTCATATCAAGGATTGCACTAGCTCTAGGGATCAAAGGGCGGTTTCCACAGCTTCAAACTTCTCTACTAGAACAGTATTTGACAAGATAAAAATTGATTCCGGTTCTTAGAGGGATTTCTCTAACCGTATTTGAGAGGGTGGAAGCTTCTGTTTTTAAAtgctttttgaaatatttatcttgaaaaaatatcaaattgatgtttttttagtgtttttttatgattttaatatgttttttaaataaaaatatatataaaaatcattttaatataataaaaaaaagaagcaaatttcaccaaaaaaaaattaaaaataccaaaCAATCAATCACGGAGCAAAAAGGGAAAGCGGAGCTGTGATGTTAGAAGGCCAAACCTTACCTAGATTGACAAATGGTCATGGATGAATAGTTTTGGATTCTGATgaccaaaacaaacaaaataatcagAAGAATTGGATTGCATAATATCAACTGCTAGCTActgttaagaaatatatttatttattttattttatttattaaaaataaaatagaatttttagtttagcctctctctctctctctctctctctctctctctatatatatatatatatatatatatattttgtttgtatttaaattaaaaaaacatttcaaaatattgtaattaacaaaaatcctagtttttttaatatttatatttattttttgttaatttaaattattttaacagcTATAGTAGCGTTTGAAAACACCAGCCAacctgtgttttttaaaaaattaaatttttttatgttttgaatagttttgatgctctgattttaaaaataattttataaaaataaaaaaaaaattattttaatataaaaatactttaaaaatcaatattaccTCTACTCTCAAACAAACCCTGCGTTGAATATAAGTAATCAGAAGGAACGTTGCCAGAGTGTAATGAAATCAGAAGAGGAACACATGTATGTGTCATGTCATATCACAAAGGCTAAGGTTATACTGGGAAAactaaaggaaaaaagaaattaattaatagcgTAGCTACCTTAACAACCACGACATTAACAAGGAGGGTTCCAACCTCCCAACTTTCATCTGTGGGCTAGCtttgggatatatatatatatatatatatatagacacacacacaccaacCGCTTTGATTTTGCATTagattttgatgaattattGGATAAAAGAGGTAATTATAGTAGTGATAAAGAAGCAAGGTCttcttttaacttgaaaaaaacatgatgatttttttttcccgtctGCCTGTAAGGCGACTAGACAAATTGAATTCGCTGCCGCACCGCCACCCTTTCCCTTAATTAACTTCAAAACCAAGCGATTTTATAATCGAATGCCATCTCTAACCGCAACGGCACCTGCTTGCTGTCTTAAGTTAGCTGTTTAAATCACCTTTTTGTTACACTGTAACCAAActcaaaatcatgaaaataaaaacataaaatcatggCTATCAGATTATGTTGCAACTTACGAATTAGCCCTTCATTCCTGCTTAGTTTGCCACCTTTCTTGCTTGATGGGTGGACCCACCCTAAAAATCAGAGAGGCTACTGCGGGTGGTCCATCGGGTAGTGTTTAGGATAGTACGTATACATCACATTACGGATAAATACgagccaaaaaaaatcaatttattttgtttaataaaatcaagagacagagaaactcaaaataaataaaaagtaaaacaaaagacAAACATATAATTATGTTCGGAACTGGCAAACAAGACAGAGTAATTCTCTATGCATCATGTTCGATCGctgattgatatatatattctgcCTTGATATGTATTATTTCACCCTCAATGATACCTTAATGATAGGTCATACTGTATATTACTGGCCACAATGGGAAGTAGCATTGACTTATTGAGATATGGTATGCTACAATGAATATTTACAACAAtaaatgatttttgtatttttacatgttaaaaaataataattaaatattattatttttactttaatttatattgttaaattaataataatataataacaccAATTACAAAACCCCATTAGCCCCGTGAGTTGCCTTGAGGTATGGACAATTTGGAGTCTTgatcaaaccaaatttaaaaaaataaataaaggaaagatTGACATATTCTAACTTGAAACTTCGATTGTCTCGCAACTCAATCAATCcgaagttaaattaaatcaaaatttaataaaaaacttatttatttttattttttaaaaaattaaaacaatattattttatttaaaataaaaaattaaccaaagtCACtcgaattgatatttttaattcataggTCATGTCTTAAATTAAtagaatcaagttttaaaaatataattattattatttttatcatcacgAGAATCAACGTTAAATATTCATCTATTAGATATGGATCtatttgggagtgtggttgcggttatttttttaaagtgttttttatttggaaatacataaaaaataatacttttttatttttaaaaaattatttttgacattagcatattaaaataatttaaaatattaaaaaaatattaatttaaagtaaagaaaaaaataaaaaataaaaaaaatttaaattttttaaaaaatatttttaaaataaaaaaaaacaaataagataatAGTACGGGGCTAGCAACCATCAACGAGCAAGTATACTGGTAAAGTAGCAACAGAAGGGAGCTTAATTTAAGTTGAAATAACTAAAACACCCTTAAGAAATTACAAGGAGAGCCGTCCTTTTCCGCTGGCAAAATGGTAAAAAGAGAGGCAAATTCTGTTAGAAAGAAAGGAATGTTTGTTGGATGGGGAACgattttaagaaagaaatttgCATCCTCTCTTTCCCTCCAATCTTCTCTCTCTATAAAATAAAACCCTCCTTTCTCTCGCTCTTCATCCGGGTGCTTCTCCCTTCCCTTCTCTCCCCCGTTCAGATTcgcattctttttattaattttccgATCATTGTTTAAGCATGTttcattgttgatgattttcatttcttgaagtttctgtacttttttttattttcttctatgataattaattgtatcgtgttcttttgttttgtggGTTTCGGTCATAATAGTATCGCAGAAATTTCCACCTGCCCTGTTTTTCGTTGATGATTGGTTAAGTTCTATTGGTGAAGAATTATAGTaggaaataatagaaatagtagtagtaatttCAATTGACCATTgagtataatttaaaaaaatttcttctgtttaatttctaattaaaatttaaaactgggAATATTTCTCAACGAGAGTTTTATATTTACTAGAGAGACAACTCAATAGACAACTCTCGCTTCATAATGCGACACCAGGACCTAATAAACCGAAGCGCACTCTGCCTCGCGCGCCTCCGTGAAGTAACCGTCGAAATGGAGTGTCTCCGCCAAGACAACGCCGATCTTCGATCTATCAATCGCGAGCTCAACAATCAACTCAGCGTCCTTATCCAAGCCTCACTCCACAAACACTACAACGACTCTACAAGGACGCCGTTTGACTTTGATATTGGTTTCCACAATTTGTGCAACATCAGCAGCGGAGGAGGTGGAGGTCATGACATGTGCGAAGAGGATGAAAGTCCGACGAGCGTCATGGAGGCAGGGGGCGATGACCGGGAGAGGATTTCGCTGCCTAAGAGTATTTCAGTGAGGTCTAATAGCTACTCGAAGAGGAACCAGGAGCAGGCGGCTAGTGCTAGCTTGACTAGGGCCATCACTCGGCTGAGAGCACCGAGTCCACTCAATACCGCggtaattactaattattccttATTAGATCTGTCTCTTCGACTATGATTAATATCGTCTAGCAATTGTTCGCTGCAttctttttgcttctttttttttccaaatagttttcttaattaatttgctTATTtgcaattaacttttttttttcagaaataatttatagatttaTTAGGACACGTGTCAACTGATGAGATTAAAATGAGAGAGTGAATCCATTGATGTAATTTAGCATAATGATAACAAGGACATGTGAGTGTCAAAATCTTGATGAGTTGATGTGGCAAATTGGATGCTGGGCTTCAGTGCTAGTACTTATTTTGTTTCTATAAATCTTGAGTTGGGCTTGAAATGAAATGGAAATTTAGCCTGGTGGGAGATATAGATCATCATTCGTGAAAAGGTTAATGAAATCCATTATGAGATGGGTAAAGGTTTGGGAGCTAGCGTAGAGATTGAGTGCAATTGGTTGGCTCCTTTGTGATGAACCCACCATAACACAATAATCCACCCCTTCTTTGGCACGCAAGAGAAGTGAAGTGGTTAGTAGTAAGTACATTTCAGAGGCGAGGAGCCATTTCATACTGTAGATGGTTGAAAAAGAAATGGAGGTAGAGATTGTTTTCAGATTTTAACCAAATGTTTAggggtatttaaaaatatggtagtaattattttttaaagtgaattttgtttaaaaatatattaaaatattttttttattttttaaaaattatttttgacatttgtATATTAGTTGCTGTGGAAAGATTTTGCTTGgagtttagtattttttataggaaTGGCACGGTATGTAATTGCTCGGGCTCCACATGTTTGAATGAAGACCTCATTAGTTATCATCGCGCAGTCTTGGTGATGAGATTGAGAGTATGCTCAAAAGTTTATGGCTTGGCATCTGATAAATCATTTATCATCATAATAGTCCATTGCTTCCATATTAACAAGCGTGCATTTAAATGGAATT
This window contains:
- the LOC133696721 gene encoding zinc finger CCCH domain-containing protein 15, which codes for MRSEMFCCDLERPTGQADGRWKLQSTLASEMPNEVRSKRDNSIDNSRFIMRHQDLINRSALCLARLREVTVEMECLRQDNADLRSINRELNNQLSVLIQASLHKHYNDSTRTPFDFDIGFHNLCNISSGGGGGHDMCEEDESPTSVMEAGGDDRERISLPKSISVRSNSYSKRNQEQAASASLTRAITRLRAPSPLNTAKVYVRRGKKQEEPLELEVYNQGMFKTELCNKWQETGACLYGNHCQFAHGIEELRPVIRHPRYKTEVCKMVLAGGICPYGHRCHFRHALTEQDRFLSHIKPREIKPDR